In the genome of Candidatus Zixiibacteriota bacterium, one region contains:
- a CDS encoding outer membrane beta-barrel protein, with amino-acid sequence MKKSKLILLTLLFLSLAVSAFSQEEEEEKWRNFEITGFGGLSLPTGAIKDWSDSMGAKSGISFGGAGGYYFSDKLCLGVYFQYSQLGMEIYERNHRLYDAGAYLKYAFTGESNFEPYVKLSAGALFPKFATWVGPVRTRLRELSYDPGFKGSLSAGLLYYTSDYGGIYIEAGYNYASVKDKEADYHSEKYLFEDNANYLDLKVGILVFFGPEE; translated from the coding sequence ATGAAGAAGTCAAAGCTGATATTACTCACCCTGTTATTCCTCAGTTTAGCCGTTTCCGCATTTTCCCAGGAGGAAGAAGAAGAGAAATGGCGCAATTTTGAGATTACCGGATTCGGAGGGCTTTCGCTTCCGACCGGAGCGATTAAGGACTGGAGCGATTCGATGGGGGCAAAAAGCGGGATATCGTTCGGAGGCGCCGGAGGGTACTATTTCAGCGACAAGCTTTGCCTGGGGGTCTATTTTCAATACAGTCAATTAGGGATGGAAATATATGAACGGAATCATCGGTTGTATGACGCCGGCGCTTATTTGAAATATGCCTTTACCGGCGAATCGAATTTTGAACCGTATGTCAAACTCTCGGCCGGGGCGCTGTTTCCGAAGTTCGCCACCTGGGTGGGACCGGTCCGGACCCGCTTGAGAGAGCTGTCGTACGACCCGGGCTTCAAGGGGAGTTTATCCGCCGGCTTACTTTATTACACTTCCGATTATGGCGGAATCTATATCGAAGCGGGGTATAATTATGCCTCGGTCAAGGACAAAGAAGCCGATTATCATTCGGAAAAATATCTCTTCGAGGACAATGCCAACTACCTGGACCTGAAGGTGGGGATTCTCGTATTCTTCGGTCCTGAAGAGTAA